A single region of the Chroococcidiopsis sp. TS-821 genome encodes:
- a CDS encoding HNH endonuclease, whose product MVDKNLNYYANKFAKLRVHRAHGAIAPHKPILLLSVIELIEQGLLSRNQISLSAELIAAFLKLWQYLGSTTHNADIGLPFFHLQSGRFWHFKPNPGFEAVLSSGVKVRSVGIIRQVFEYAYLDEELFEILQQPSLRSVLTKVLLDTWFADKMQQVQEAFRIDAFAELQQEFLATGGKIYQPDELKNETKLVARDATFRRVIVSVYEYRCAFCGLQILSSLGQNIVDGSHIMPFSQFYDDRIDNGLSLCKNHHWAFDRGWFSVSDEFTLLVQDDLREDAPNCKPMQQFKGNRIHLPTQQQYYPRLEALRWHRQHIFGAA is encoded by the coding sequence ATGGTTGACAAAAACCTCAATTATTACGCTAACAAGTTCGCTAAGTTACGAGTACACCGCGCTCATGGTGCGATCGCCCCACATAAACCCATACTGCTGCTATCTGTTATCGAACTCATCGAACAAGGTCTGTTATCGCGAAACCAAATTTCTTTGAGCGCTGAACTTATTGCTGCTTTTCTGAAGCTGTGGCAATACCTAGGCTCGACAACCCACAACGCCGATATAGGGTTGCCGTTTTTTCACCTTCAAAGCGGTAGATTTTGGCATTTCAAACCTAATCCTGGCTTTGAAGCCGTGTTATCCTCTGGAGTTAAGGTGAGATCGGTAGGTATAATTCGGCAAGTATTTGAGTATGCTTACTTAGATGAAGAACTATTTGAAATCTTGCAACAACCATCATTGAGAAGTGTGTTGACTAAGGTGTTGTTAGATACTTGGTTTGCTGACAAGATGCAGCAGGTACAGGAGGCTTTTCGTATCGATGCGTTCGCAGAGTTGCAACAGGAATTTTTAGCAACTGGGGGGAAGATTTATCAACCGGATGAATTGAAGAATGAAACGAAGTTAGTTGCTAGAGATGCTACCTTTCGTCGAGTTATTGTTTCCGTCTACGAATACCGCTGTGCTTTCTGTGGATTGCAGATATTAAGTTCTTTGGGACAAAACATTGTAGACGGTTCGCACATCATGCCCTTTTCTCAGTTCTACGACGACCGAATTGATAACGGTTTATCACTTTGTAAAAACCACCACTGGGCATTTGACCGAGGCTGGTTTAGTGTCAGCGATGAGTTTACCCTTTTAGTACAAGATGACTTGCGCGAGGATGCACCTAATTGCAAGCCTATGCAACAGTTTAAGGGCAATCGCATTCATCTACCCACTCAGCAACAATACTACCCGCGCCTAGAAGCT